CGGGCCAGCGCGCCCACCAGCCGGTCCAGCAGGGCGGCGTCGACCGCCGCCGTGCCGTCCGCGGCGCCGGTGCCGACCACGAGCCGGTCCAGCTTCCGCTCCGCGTCGCGTACGTCGGTGCCGCGCACCGCGGTGACCGCGGCGACGATGAGGGCGTCGGCGTCCGACACGGGGGGTTCCTTCCTACGGGTGACGGCCGGGCGCTGTCCGGATCGTCGGGAGTGTCTGCCCGGCAACGGTACCGGGTGTCGAATCGTCGGCCGGATGACTCATCCGCACGGGCCCTCCCCGCGTACTCCTGCCCGGAACGGACGATCGGGACGGAGGCCGAGGGTGGGGAGCCTGACCGTGAGCGGCATGGCCGGGGCGACCGACCGGGGCCGGCACCGTGGCCGACGCCGGCTGTGGCGGCGGGCCGGCGGGTGGACGGCGGTGCTGGTCCTGGCGGTCGGGGTGGCCGGGGGTGGGGTGGCCGCGCAACGCGCCGGCCTGGACCTCGGCGACGTGGTCGGTGACGTCCGGCGCCCGCCCGGCGTCGCCGCCCCGGCGGCCGCCGCCGCGCCCGCCCCGGCCACACCGTCCCCGGCCGCCTCGCCGGCCGGACCGGCCCCGCGCGCCCTGCGCTACCCGGAGCGGGGTACGGGGACCTTCCGCACCGCCACCGCCACCGGCCGGGTGGCCGGAACCGGGGGTGAGCTGATGCGCTACCGGGTGGCCGTCGAGCGCGGCATCGACGAGGTGGACGTGGAGCGCTTCGGCCGGGAGGTTGCGGTGGTGCTGGCCGACCCGAAGGGCTGGACGGCCGACGGCCGGTGGCGGCTGCAGCGGGTCGGCCCGGACACCCCGGCGGACTTCACCGTGCTGCTCACCACCCCGGTCACCCGGGGCGAGCTCTGCGGCGACCCGGCGGACCGGTACACCTCCTGCCGCAACGGCGACCGGGTGGTGATCAACGTGGCCCGCTGGGCGCGGGGTGTCCCGGCCTTCGGCGGCGACCTGGCCACCTACCGGGCGTACCTGCTCAACCACGAGGTCGGCCACCGGCTGGGCCGGGGGCACGAACTCTGCCCCGGCCGGGGCGAGCCCGCCCCGGTCATGCAGCAGCAGACGCTCGGGCTGCACGGCTGCACCCCGAACGCCTGGCCGCAGGTCGGTGGCGAACTGCACACCGGTCCGCCCGGCGAGTACGACGACCCGATCCCGGCCGAGGACTGAGCCCGCGCCGGATCAGTCCGGCCGGCCGTGCCAGCGGACCAGCAGCACGGTGGCGTCGTCGCCGAGCTGGTCGTCCTGGTACGCCAGGATCGCGTGCACCAGCCGGCGGGCGGTCTCGGCCAGCGGCAGGTCGTCGGCGAGCGCCCGGACGGCGAAGTCGACCAGCCGGTCGACGCCGAACGGCTCGCCGTCGCCGGATCGCGCCTCGGTGATCCCGTCGGTGTAGAACAGCACGTCGTCGCCGGGCTCCAGCGCCTCCTCGACGACCACCGGGGCCCGGTGCTCGCCGAGGGTCACCGGCAGCGCCGTCGGGGTGGGCAGCACGGTGGCCACCGTGCCCCGGCGCAGCACCAGCCCGCTCGGATGTCCCGCGGAGATCACCCGGAGCCGACCGGTGCGCTGGTCCAGTTCGGCGAGGACGCCGGTGATCAGGCCCCGCTTGTCGTGGTCGCGGACGGCGCTGTCGATGTGGTGGTACGTGTCGGTCAGGTCCCGACCGGCCCGGCGGGCGTTGCGGTACGCCGCCAGCGCGAGGCTGGCCAGCACGACCGCCCGCATCCCGCCACCGGATCCGTGCCCCACCGCGTCGAAGAGCGCCAGATGGGCGATGTCGCCGTTGACCGCGAAGTCGAAGGCGTCACCGCCGACGTCGTAGCTGGGCTCCAGGATGCCGCTGATGGTCATGCTGCCGGTGGAGAAGGTGAGCGGCGGCAGTTGGGCGCGCAGCATCTCGGCGGCCAGCCGCATCGGGGCGCGGCGGCGTACCCGTTCCACCGTGTCGCTGTAGTTGGACCGGGTCACCACCAGCTCCGCCAGCAGGGAGCAGGCGGCCTCGAACTCGGGCACCCGGTCGGCGGGCACCGGCCGGGTGGTGACCACCTCCACCACACCCATCCGCTCCAGCCCGTCCAGCAGCGGCACCCAGAGCCGGGCGGCGCCCGGCCCGCCCTCGGCCGGGTACGGGCGCATCAGCGCGTACGCCCGGCCGGCGAGGGTGCCCTCGATGGTCAGCACGTCGCGGGGCGGTGACGCGTCCTCCCGCATCGGCAGCAGCTCACGCTGCTCGTGGTCGACCAGGTAGATGATCATTTCGGTGGCGCCGAGTTCCCCGGCCATCCGCCGGGCCAGCCGGGGCAGGTCCTCCGGGCGGGCCTGGTGGGAGCGGTGCAGCAGACCGTGCAGCGCTTCCCGCTCGCTCATCCGTGCCTCCGTCCGACGCCGCTGTCCGTGCCAGGTACCCGCCGGGCCGGGTCGGCGAACTCCCGGTCGACCGCGCGGGTCAGCGCCGGGGGAACGCCGCCCAGATGTTCTTGGTGGTCTCCGTGGCGTACCAGCCGACGTCCAGGGAGACCGCCTGGGCGATCTGGAGGCCACGGCCACCGGCGCCCATCGGCCGGGTGTCGGCCAGCTCCGGGATGCTGCTCAGGTCGTGGTCGGCCACGTCCAGGATGAACCGGTCGTCGGCGGCCAGCAGCCGCACGATGGTGGGCGGGATGCCGTGCCGCAGGGCGTTGGTGGCCAGCTCGCTGGCGACCAGGGCGATGAGTTCGGGGACCTCGTCCAGGTGGCTCCCGGCGGGCAGCTCCTCACCCGTCAGCGCCTCGTGCAGGGACGCGCGCAGTCCGCGCAGGTCGGCCGGGTCGGCCAGCTGCCAGCGCCGCAGCTCCGTGGCCTGCGGTGGGGGCGGAGAGGTGCGCAGCTGTCCCATGATCTCGCCTTACCCTCCGTAGCCGCTTCCTAAGCGGCCTCCGCCCGGTGTCACGGAGGATGTCGGCCATCCGTCCGCGCCTGCCGGCGGCGGGCGGCTGCGCCCTGAGCGTCGGCCCGCCGCGGGGGGTGCGGACGGAGCGCGGGCCGACGCTCAGGAGCCGGTCGCCCGACCGGCCCCCGCGAGCGGCCGGTCGGGCTTCAACCGGGCCAGCGCCTCGTCCCGGCTGTCGTAGATCGGGAAGACCGGGTCCAGCCGCATGGTGTGCAGGACGGTGCGGACGAACCGGGACGGCCGGACCAGGCAGAGCGTGGCGCCCCGGTCGCGGGCCTCGCGGTGGGCCCGGACGAGCAGGCCGAGCCCGGTGGAGTCGATGACGTGCACGTCGGTGAGGTCGACCACCACGTGACCGCCCATGTCGGCGGCGTGCCGCAGCGCGGTGCGCAGGGTGTCCCCGGTGTCGAGGTCGATGTCGCCGGTGGCGGCGACGACCGTGGTGTCGTCCAGGTGGTCGATGCCCAGGATGCCGCCGGGGCCGTGGCCCTCGCACGGGACCTGCCCGCCGCCGGAGGACGGGCGCAGGCTGCAGTGCGGGCAGCGGTGCGGGCCGACGGCGAACGGGGAGCCGCTCCAGCCGTGCTCGGACACCAGGGTCCAGACGACCTCGGCGTCGGGGAGCACACAGGTGGGGCCGGTGACGGTGTCGCCGCAGCTGTCGCAGATCAGCGTCATCAGGTGGTCGTGCGGGACGACGGTCATCCTGCTGTCCTTCCTACGTCCGTGCCACGCCGGTCGACGTGGCGGGCGTCCGTCGACGGGAGCCGGAACTCGTGGTCCGGCGCTCGGCGGGCGGTGCGGGGGCTGGTCACTGCCGGGCGGGGACCGGCGCTCTGCCCCGGGCGGCCGGCCCCGGCCGCGCCTCCTCCTCCAGGCCGCCGGCGCCGGACGGCGGGGCCCCGACGACCGGCAGGACCCGGTCCAGGTGGGCGGTCGCCAGGATGCGCCGGATCCGGGGATTCGGGTCACGCAGGGTGAGCACCGCTCCGGCGCGGACCAGCCGCCGGTGAGTGTCCAGCAGCAGGCCGATGGCGGCGGCGTCGATGTGCCGGCACCCGGACAGGTCCACCACGATCTGCCCGGGGTGCAGGGCCAGCAGACGGTCGAAGACCGCGCCGGTCTCCGGCAGGCAGGCCAGGTCGAACTCGGTGAGGCAGATCTCGACCAGGGGGACGGTGCACCGGGCCGGTGGTTGCGGCGACGCCATGGTCGTACCCCCTTCTCCCGGTCGACCCCCACCGTCGCGGGCCAGGTTGGCGGGCACCACGCGGATCCATGACAGTTGCGTGACATTTCGGCGTCGCCGTTTCGGCGGTGTGCGCCGCTGGGCAGGCAGGGGGTCGACGACAACGATCGGAAGGACGGCTACCGTGGAAGTGACCGGCATCCTCACCGCCATCATCATCGGCCTGGTCATCGGCGCGCTCGGCCGCCTGGTGGTGCCCGGCAAGCAGCGCATACCGATCTGGTTGACCCTGGTCATCGGTGTGGTGGCGGCGATCCTCGGGACCCTGGTCGCCGCCGCCCTCGGTGTCGACGACACCGCCGGCGTCGACTGGATCGAGTTGTTCATCCAGGTGGCCTTCGCCGCGATCGGCGTCTGGTTGGCCGCCGGCGCGTACGGCCGCCGCCGCCACTGACGCCGGCCCCGCCGGCCCGTCCCGAGGGGCGGGCCGGCGGCGTTTCCCAGCAGCCGGTCCCGGTCTACCGTCGACACATGAGCGACGAGCGTGACTGGGTGCCGGCGTCGTGCACCCTGCCCACCCCCGAGCGACCGCTGCGGGTGGTTGAGTTCGACGAACTGTTCGCCACCGCCCTGCGCCGGCAGGAACGGCCGGACGCGACCCGGCTGCGCTGGACGTTCGACCCGACGGCCGAGGGGAGGGTCCGCGACCTGACCACCCGGGAGTCCGGGTGCTGCGGGTTCTTCACCTTCACCGTGGCACCGGCCACCGACCACGTCGAGGTGCGGGTGGAGGTGCCGTCCGCGCAGGTGGTGGTGCTCGACGCCCTGGCCGCCCGGGCCGCCGCGAGGATCGGCCGGTGAGCGGGGGCCGCGCGGCGGCCGGGCCGCCGCGCTGACCGGGGTACGGTCCGGAGGGTGACGGTCCTGCGTTCGCTGCTGCTGTTCGCCCTCGCCGCGCTCGCCGAGATCGGCGGCGCCTGGCTGGTCTGGCAGGGCTGGCGCGAACACCGGGGCCTGTGGTGGATCGCCGCCGGGCTGATCGCCCTCGGCGCGTACGGCTTCGTCGCCACCTTCCAGCCGGACCCGCACTTCGGCCGGGTCCTCGCCGCCTACGGCGGGGTGTTCGTCGCCGGCTCGCTCGCCTGGGGCGTGCTGGTGGACGGGTTCCGCCCCGACCGGTGGGACCTGGCCGGCGCGGCGCTCTGCCTGCTCGGCGTCGCCGTCATCATGTACGCCCCGCGCGACGCCTGAAATCCACCTGACCGGGGTGCCGGGGACCGGGCAGAATCGCGCCGCATGAGGGACCGACCGGTGGGTCTGACGGAGGCCGAGCTGACCGGGGCGCTGGCCGAGGGCTGGGCGGTCGAGGCGCAGGCGGTCGAGTTCCTGCCGGTCGGGGCGGGCAGCCACCACTGGGCGGTGCGTGACCGGACCGGCACGGGCTGGTTCCTCACGGTCGACGACCTGGGCGTGCGACCCGCCGACCGCGACGACACCTTCGCCCGGCTGAGCCGGGCGTACGGCACCGCGCTGGCCCTGCACCGCCACGGCGGTCTCGACGCCGTGGTCGCGCCGATCCCGGACACCCGTGGCGCGGTGCTGCGGCGGCTCACCGCGCGGTACGCCCTGTCGGTGTTCCCGCTGGTCGACGGGAGTGCCGGGCCGTTCGGCCCGCACCGGCCGGAGGACCACGCCGACGTCGTCGACCTGCTGGCCCGGCTGCACCGGCTCACCCCGACGGTGGCGGGCGTCTCCGGCCGCGCCGACCTGGTGCTGCCCGACCGGGAGCGGCTGCACGAGGCGCTGCGGGACCTGGACCGGGAGTGGACCGGCGGGCCGTACGCCGAGCCGGCCCGTACGCTGCTCGCCGCGCACGCGGAGCACGTCGGGCGGCTGCTCGCCGACTTCGACCGGCGGGTCGAGCGGGTACGCCGGACGGCGTCGGACTGGGTGGTCACCCACGGCGAGCCGCACCCGGGCAACGTCCTGCGGACCCCGGCCGGGCTGCGGCTGGTCGACTGGGACACCGTGCTCCTCGCCCCGCCGGAACGGGACCTGTGGATGCTGACCCCCGCCTTCGCCCGGATGCTCGGCGAGGAGCCGGCCGACGACGGTGACGCGTTGCTCGCCCGGTGGAGCCGGGCCACCGGGCGGGCCGTCGACCCGGCGGCCCTCGCGCTCTACCCGTCGTGGTGGCGGCTCGCGGACATCGCGAGCTACGTCGCCGAGCTGCGGGCCCCGCACGGTGACGGGGAGGATCCGGCCGCGGCGCTGCATTACCTCGCCGGTGCTCTCACCTCCGGCCCGGCCTGACCCGCGCCTGGCCTGGCCTGTGCCTGGCCTGGCCTGGCCCGCTGACCTCTGCGGTGCGCAGCGGGCGGGACAGGCAGTAGACGTCGCCGGAGTTCGTCTCGTGCGGCAGCGCGCGCAGGTGTGCCGCCATCTCGCGGGCGGCCACCCAGGTCGGGAGGGCCAGCGTCATCTCGTCGCCGAGGGCGAGGTTGTACTTGTCGAAGCCGAGCGCCCGCGCCCGGTCGAGGCAGCGTCGCGCCACCGGGCGTCCGATCGTGGTGAACTCGAAGGAGAGCGCGGCCACCGGCCGGCTCAGCCCGGCCAGCACCTCGTTCTCGAAGCCCTCGACGTCGACCTTCACGAAGGCCGGCTCGCCGTACGCGTCGACGAGCGCGTCGAGGGTGGTGGCGGCGACGCTCAGCTCCGCGTCCCAGGACTCGTCCTCCCAGCCGCCGGCCCCGTCCGCCGCGCGGAGGAAGTCGGCGGAGGCGGTGGAGACGGTGGGGTTGGCCGAGTTGACGTGCAGCCGTACGCGTCCGGCCCGGCCGCCGCACGCCGCCTCGACCAGGGTGACGCCGTCGTCGTCGCCGTGGATGGCGCGCAGGGCCCGCAGGCACAGCGGTTGCGGCTCCACCGCCACGACCCGGGCCCCGAGCCGGCGGAAGCTGCCGACCCGGTCCCCCACGTGCGCGCCGATGTCGAGGACGAGGTCACCCGGCCGGACGAAGGGCGCGTAGAACGCGTCCATCGCCGCCTCCCGGTCCGGGTCGCCGTAGTACGACTCCAGGGAGCGGCGCAGGGACGACATCGCCGGATCGGCCTGGAGAGCTCGGATCACGCCGGCACGAGCGCCCACGCCGCGACCCTAGCCCGCACGCTCGGGCAGGATGCCCGCTTTCAGGGGATTGCCCGGTGGGTCACCCGGGGTCCCTCCCACGCGGGTCGCGACCCATCGCATAGGCGAACGCCGATTGACAAAGTTTGGAATCCAAACTTAATCTCGGTGCGACCCGGGTGGCCCGTACGACGTCCCGGCCGCCCACCACCCCGCGCACCACCACCGTCCCCTGAGGAGAGCCATGTCCGGTCTGCACGGCACCCTGCGAAGAACACGATGGCGGCTCGGTCTGGCCGCGACGGGCGTCACGGCACTGCTGGTGGGCCTCGGCATGACGGTCGCCGGCAGCGCCCAGGCGGCGGTGGGCTGCAAGGTCACCTACACCACCACCGCCCAGTGGCAGGGCGGCTTCGGCGCGGACGTCGCCGTGACCAACCTCGGCGATCCGCTCGACGGCTGGCGGCTGACCTGGACCTTCCCCTCCGGGCAGCGGGTCACCCAGGCGTGGAACGCCACCGTCACCTCCTCGGGTGATCAGGTCACCGCCGCCAACGTCAGCTACAACGGCAACCTCGGCACCAATGCCACCACGTCGTTCGGCTTCAACGGCTCCTGGTCGGGCGCCAACACCGCGCCCACGACGTTCGCGCTCAACGGCGTCACCTGCACCGGCTCCGTCGGCACCACGCCGCCGCCGACCTCACCACCGCCGACCTCACCGCCCCCGACCACGCCGCCGCCGGCCACGGACGCGATGGCGGCGGTGGCCGCGATGCAGCCCGGCTGGAACCTGGGCAACTCCCTCGACGCCGTCGGCCCCGACGAGACCGCCTGGGGCAACCCGCGGATCACCGAGGCGCTGCTCGACAACGTCCGGGCACAGGGCTTCAAGAGCATCCGCATCCCGGTGACCTGGTCGGCCCACCTGGGTGCGGCGCCGAGCCACACCATCGAGGCGGCCTACCTCCACCGGGTCAAGGAGGTGGTCGACTGGGCCCTCGCCGACGGCTTCTACGTGATGATCAACATTCACCACGACTCGTGGCAGTGGATCAACACGATGCCCACCGACCGGACGAACGTGCTGAACCGGTACAACGCGATCTGGACCCAGCTGTCGAGCACGTTCCGCAACTCCTCGCCCAAGCTGGTCTTCGAGAGCGTCAACGAGCCGCAGTTCACCGGCAGCTCCGGCGACGCCCAGAACGCCGCGCTGCTCAACGAGCTGAACACGTCCTTCCACCGGATCGTGCGACAGTCCGGCGGCAACAACGCCACCCGCCTGCTGGTGCTGCCCACCCTGCACACGTCGTCCGAGCAGGCCCGGGTCGACGAGCTGGCGGCCACGTTCCAGACCCTGAACGACCCGAACCTGATCGCCACCGTGCACTTCTACGGCTACTGGCCGTTCAGCGTGAACGTCGCCGGCGGCACCCGCTTCGACGCCACCGCCCAGAAGGACCTGACCGACTCCTTCGACCGGGTGTACCACTCCTTCGTCGCCAAGCGCATCCCGGTGGTCATCGGCGAGTACGGCCTGCTCGGC
This genomic interval from Micromonospora coxensis contains the following:
- a CDS encoding DUF3152 domain-containing protein, encoding MGSLTVSGMAGATDRGRHRGRRRLWRRAGGWTAVLVLAVGVAGGGVAAQRAGLDLGDVVGDVRRPPGVAAPAAAAAPAPATPSPAASPAGPAPRALRYPERGTGTFRTATATGRVAGTGGELMRYRVAVERGIDEVDVERFGREVAVVLADPKGWTADGRWRLQRVGPDTPADFTVLLTTPVTRGELCGDPADRYTSCRNGDRVVINVARWARGVPAFGGDLATYRAYLLNHEVGHRLGRGHELCPGRGEPAPVMQQQTLGLHGCTPNAWPQVGGELHTGPPGEYDDPIPAED
- a CDS encoding PP2C family protein-serine/threonine phosphatase; this encodes MSEREALHGLLHRSHQARPEDLPRLARRMAGELGATEMIIYLVDHEQRELLPMREDASPPRDVLTIEGTLAGRAYALMRPYPAEGGPGAARLWVPLLDGLERMGVVEVVTTRPVPADRVPEFEAACSLLAELVVTRSNYSDTVERVRRRAPMRLAAEMLRAQLPPLTFSTGSMTISGILEPSYDVGGDAFDFAVNGDIAHLALFDAVGHGSGGGMRAVVLASLALAAYRNARRAGRDLTDTYHHIDSAVRDHDKRGLITGVLAELDQRTGRLRVISAGHPSGLVLRRGTVATVLPTPTALPVTLGEHRAPVVVEEALEPGDDVLFYTDGITEARSGDGEPFGVDRLVDFAVRALADDLPLAETARRLVHAILAYQDDQLGDDATVLLVRWHGRPD
- a CDS encoding ATP-binding protein; the protein is MGQLRTSPPPPQATELRRWQLADPADLRGLRASLHEALTGEELPAGSHLDEVPELIALVASELATNALRHGIPPTIVRLLAADDRFILDVADHDLSSIPELADTRPMGAGGRGLQIAQAVSLDVGWYATETTKNIWAAFPRR
- a CDS encoding STAS domain-containing protein — translated: MTVVPHDHLMTLICDSCGDTVTGPTCVLPDAEVVWTLVSEHGWSGSPFAVGPHRCPHCSLRPSSGGGQVPCEGHGPGGILGIDHLDDTTVVAATGDIDLDTGDTLRTALRHAADMGGHVVVDLTDVHVIDSTGLGLLVRAHREARDRGATLCLVRPSRFVRTVLHTMRLDPVFPIYDSRDEALARLKPDRPLAGAGRATGS
- a CDS encoding STAS domain-containing protein translates to MASPQPPARCTVPLVEICLTEFDLACLPETGAVFDRLLALHPGQIVVDLSGCRHIDAAAIGLLLDTHRRLVRAGAVLTLRDPNPRIRRILATAHLDRVLPVVGAPPSGAGGLEEEARPGPAARGRAPVPARQ
- a CDS encoding GlsB/YeaQ/YmgE family stress response membrane protein; this encodes MEVTGILTAIIIGLVIGALGRLVVPGKQRIPIWLTLVIGVVAAILGTLVAAALGVDDTAGVDWIELFIQVAFAAIGVWLAAGAYGRRRH
- a CDS encoding YnfA family protein; protein product: MTVLRSLLLFALAALAEIGGAWLVWQGWREHRGLWWIAAGLIALGAYGFVATFQPDPHFGRVLAAYGGVFVAGSLAWGVLVDGFRPDRWDLAGAALCLLGVAVIMYAPRDA
- a CDS encoding phosphotransferase, giving the protein MGLTEAELTGALAEGWAVEAQAVEFLPVGAGSHHWAVRDRTGTGWFLTVDDLGVRPADRDDTFARLSRAYGTALALHRHGGLDAVVAPIPDTRGAVLRRLTARYALSVFPLVDGSAGPFGPHRPEDHADVVDLLARLHRLTPTVAGVSGRADLVLPDRERLHEALRDLDREWTGGPYAEPARTLLAAHAEHVGRLLADFDRRVERVRRTASDWVVTHGEPHPGNVLRTPAGLRLVDWDTVLLAPPERDLWMLTPAFARMLGEEPADDGDALLARWSRATGRAVDPAALALYPSWWRLADIASYVAELRAPHGDGEDPAAALHYLAGALTSGPA
- a CDS encoding cellulase family glycosylhydrolase; translation: MSGLHGTLRRTRWRLGLAATGVTALLVGLGMTVAGSAQAAVGCKVTYTTTAQWQGGFGADVAVTNLGDPLDGWRLTWTFPSGQRVTQAWNATVTSSGDQVTAANVSYNGNLGTNATTSFGFNGSWSGANTAPTTFALNGVTCTGSVGTTPPPTSPPPTSPPPTTPPPATDAMAAVAAMQPGWNLGNSLDAVGPDETAWGNPRITEALLDNVRAQGFKSIRIPVTWSAHLGAAPSHTIEAAYLHRVKEVVDWALADGFYVMINIHHDSWQWINTMPTDRTNVLNRYNAIWTQLSSTFRNSSPKLVFESVNEPQFTGSSGDAQNAALLNELNTSFHRIVRQSGGNNATRLLVLPTLHTSSEQARVDELAATFQTLNDPNLIATVHFYGYWPFSVNVAGGTRFDATAQKDLTDSFDRVYHSFVAKRIPVVIGEYGLLGFDRHTGTIEQGEKLKFFEFLGWYARTRQLTTMLWDNGQHFDRTGFQWKDPELFAQIRSSWTTRSGTASSDLVFNAKSSLISSKTLTLNLNGTSFVGLRQGATDLVRGTDYTVSGDQLTLTASALTRLTGARAYGVNATLHARFSAGVPWRIDVLTYDRPVVQNATGTTSSFAVPTAFRGDQLATMEARYADGSNAGPHNWTSFKEFDRAFAPNYATNVINLTSDFFAEVADGRQVTLTFHFWSGEQVTYRVTRSGSTVTGVAG